In Sulfuriferula plumbiphila, the genomic window ACGAAACCTGCGAGACTCATGGTCTGGAGCAGACCCATAACCATCGCCACGACGGCCACGATCATGGCCGCAGCGGCATGATGATCCTGGTCGGGGATACCTTCCACAATTTCGTCGATGGTATTCTGATTGCCGCAGCGTTTCTCGCGGATGTGCAGTTGGGCATCATCACTGCGCTGGCGATCATCACGCATGAGATTCCGCAGGAGGTCGGCGATTTCCTGATTCTGCTGCATTCCGGTTACAGCAAGGCGCGGGCGCTGGCGTATAACCTGCTCTCCAGCGCCGCAACGCTGTTGGGTGGTTTGCTGGCGTATTATGCACTGCAATCAATGCAGAGCCTGATCCCGGTATTCCTTGGACTGGCGGCGGCGAGCATGATCTACGTTGCGGTTGCGGACCTCATTCCCGGGCTGCACAAACGGGTTGGGCTGGTGGTGACCGTGGAGCAAGTGCTGCTGATCGGCGCCGGCATCGCTACCATTGCCGTGACGGAAATGCTGGTGGGCAAATACGCGTAGCGCTTGCCCATAAATTACTCACCGACCAGCGCTTAATCTTCTTCAGCCGGTTTGCGGCGTTTGCGTCCCGGCGTGTCGAGGATGTAATAGACCAGTGCGATCAGGCTGCCGCCAATGACGAACACGGCAATTGCCTTGAACAACGACGTGGCGGTGACCAGCATCATGATCCAGATATAGGCGAAGGCAAACAATACGATGTACATGGTGAGCCTGGTTCCCGAACACGGATAAAGCGAACAGATGACTAAAATTCCCAAAGTTGGTTTCGTTTCTCTGGGCTGCCCCAAGGCCACGTCCGACTCCGAACGTATTCTGACCGAGTTGCGTGCCGAAGGGTACCTCATTGCGCCGAATTACAGCGATGCCGATCTGGTGGTGGTCAACACCTGCGGCTTTATTGACGCCGCCGTGGAAGAATCGCTCGATGCCATCGGCGAGGCGCTGGCGGAAAACGGCAAAGTCATTGTCACCGGCTGCCTCGGCGCCAAGGGCGATGTGGTGCGCCAGGCGCATCCGCGGGTACTGGCGGTGACGGGCCCGCACGCCACCGAGGCGGTGATGGAAGCCGTCCACGCGCATCTGCCCAAGCCGCACGACCCTTACCTCGATCTGGTTCCCGCGCAGGGCATACGCCTGACGCCCGACCACTTCGCCTACCTGAAGATTTCCGAAGGCTGCAACCACCGCTGCACCTTCTGCATCATCCCCTCCATGCGCGGCGATCTGGTCAGCCGCCCCATCGGCGACGTGATGCAGGAAGCGGAAAATCTGGTCAATGCCGGCGTGAAAGAACTGCTGGTCATTTCCCAGGATACCAGCGCCTACGGCGTGGACGTGAAGTACCGTACCGGATTCTGGAATGGCCGCCCACTCAGGACGCGCATGACCGAACTGGCCGCAGCATTGTCACAATTGGGGGTGTGGGTGCGCCTGCACTACGTTTATCCTTACCCGCACGTGGATGAGGTCATCCCGATGATGGCGGCGGGCAAAATCCTGCCCTACCTGGATATTCCGTTTCAGCATGCCAGCCCGAAAGTGCTCAAGGCCATGAAACGCCCTGCTGCCGCCGAAAACACCCTGGCGCGCATCATGGCCTGGCGCGAAATCTGCCCGGAACTGGTGATCCGCAGCACCTTCATCGCCGGTTTCCCGGGCGAGACCGAGGCCGATTTCCGGATGCTGCTGGATTTCATTGAAGCAGCCCAGCTCGACCGCGTCGGTTGCTTCACCTATTCCGCGGTGGAAGGCGCTAGCGCCAACGCGCTGGCGGATCACGTCCCCGAACAGCTCAAGGAAGAACGCCGCGCCCGTCTGATGGAATTGCAGGCCGACATCAGCGCCGATCGCCTCGCGGCGCGCGTGGGGCAGAGCATGACCGTGCTGGTGGATGAAATTGCGGAGGAGGGTGCAGTGGCACGCTCCTACGCCGATGCGCCGGAGATCGACGGCGTGGTGGTGATCGAAAATCCGGCCGGGCTGGTGCCGGGTGAATTTGCCAAGGTGCGCATCACCGACAGCGGCGAGCACGACTTGTGGGGTGAGGTGGTTTGAGCGCATGCATACCTTCCTCTGGCACGACTATGAAACCTTTGGCATCGACCCGCGCAGCGATCGTCCCGCCCAGTTTGCCGCCATCCGTACCGATGCGGCGTTAAACGAAATCGGCACGGCGCTGATGTCGTACTGCCAGCCCGCGCCGGATTACCTGCCCGATCCGCAATCCTGCCTGATTACCGGCATCACGCCGCAGCTGTGCCTGGAACGCGGCCTGCCAGAATACCAGTTCGCCAGCGAGATCGAGCAGGCATTCAGCCAGCCCGGCACCATCGGCGCAGGTTACAACACCATCCGTTTCGACGACGAATTCACGCGTTTTTTGCTGTGGCGCAACCTCATCGATCCCTACGCGCGCGAGTGGCAAAACAACTGCGGGCGCTGGGACCTGCTCGACGTGGTGCGCACAGCCTACGCCCTGCGTCCGGAAGGCATCGTGTGGCCGACCAAAGAGGATGGCCGCCCGAGTTTCAAGCTCGAACACCTCTGTGCCGCCAATGGCCTTGCCCACGCCGCCGCGCACGATGCGCTGTCCGACGTGCGTGCCACCATCGCGCTGGCGCAGCTGCTCCGCCAGCGCCAGCCGCGCCTGTTTGACTTCTGCTTCACCCTGCACAAAAAAGACGCGGTGGCCGAGCAGATCAGCCTGCACGCGCCGCGCCCATTCCTGCATGTGTCCGGCAGGGTGCCGGCCGAGCGCGGCTGCCTGATGCTGGCGTGGCCGCTGGCGCTGCATCCCACCAACAAAAATGAGGTCATCGTCTGGGATCTGGCGTTCGATCCCGCCGAACTGTTTGAGCTCGACGCCGCCGGCGTCCGTACCCGCCTGTTCACTGCGGCCTCTGCACTGCCGGAAGGTGTGAGCCGCCTGCCGGTCAAGACCATCCATCTCAACAAATCGCCCGTCGTCATCAACAACCTCAATACCCTGACGCCTGCCATGGCCGAGCGCTGGGGCATGGATATCGCGGCCGGCCTGCAACACGCCAGCCGCTTTGCCGATGCGCCGGATATGCTGGCCATCTGGCGCGAAGTATTCCAGCGTCCGGCAGCAGGCGCATCGGATGTGGACGCGGATTTGTATGGCGGCTTCGTCGGCAACAACGACCGCCGCGTGCTGAACCGGCTGCGCATTCTGCCGCCCGAACAGCTGGCGCAAGCCCAGCCCGGCTTCGACGACCCGCGTCTGGAAGAACTGCTGTTCCGTTACCGCGCCCGCAATTTCCCCGCTACGCTAAGCGATAGCGAAGCGCAGCGCTGGCACGAGCACCGCGCCGCGCGCCTGTTTGAGGGCGCAGGCGGCGCACGCACGCTGGAGCAGTTGTTCAACGAAATTGATACGCTGGCCGAAGCCGCGGACGAGCGCGGCGAAACGATTCTGGCGGCGCTGTATGACTATGCCGAGGCGATCGCGCCGGAAACTGCATGATAGATATCGTAGCCGCTGTTAACGCAGGGCTAAATCGAGTTTGTGATTGAATGGCTCAGATCGACCCGTTGCAGACTCCAAGGCTCAAACAAAATAGGCAGTGAAATCTGCTTTCAGGCATGCACTGTTTGCCTCACCACCTTAGTGATACCGGAGAAATCAACATCCGTCGGCATCTCGAACAGGCAACGTCCCCCGCTCCGCGATGCCCACACCGTGCCAATCGCGCGCTTCTCTTCCGAATCCACCTTGCTGTAACGATCCTTGCCTTTGTACTCAACCACCAACATGCGGCCATCCGTCAATTGGCAAACAAAATCGGGATAGAACCAGTCGCTGGAAGTTTGCAGTCGGAATGAAGTGGATTTTTGAGAGAGGTTGCGCACCCAGAATTTAACTTCCGGCAACCCATCGAGAAACTGCGCGCATTGAAATTCCTCGGTAAGCTCCCGGTTCTTTTTGAACTCGACGAGTTCGCCGGGTCTTACGCCGAAGTAATGTTTCTGGAATTGAAAACCGCCTTCATAGAGCCAACTCGGCTCATAACGTGGTTGGAACAGTGAGCGGTTTGGGTCGGTTTTTTGCTTAGGGATGCTCTGAACAACCCCGCCCGAAGTACAGCGGCAGGCCATCCTGTTTCAAATCGTAGAATGGGTGCCGTGAAACGCACAAACAATACTGTTTCCGACGCTGTTTTGGACGTTTTTCGCCCCGTTTAGGGTTTTTGCCCGGTTTTCAGGCGCACTCATCCCTGAGTCTCGATCAACTTGCTTCGTACCATCCACAAGTTGGACAGCGCAAACAGCGTGACAAGCTGCGCTGTGTTCTTCTTGAGGCCGCGGTAGCGCACCTTCACGTAGCCAAACTGGCGCTTGATCACCCGGAACGGGTGCTCTACCTTGGCTCGAATGCCGGCCTTGAGTTTCTCGACCTGGTCAATCAGCGCGTCTGTGGGTTTGTCCTTGTCCAGCGCACGGCGCTTGCCCGGGCGCATGGCCACGTGCCAGGTGACGCGGGCTTGGGCATTCGGGCGTTTGTCTGCGCCCTGGTAGCCTGCGTCGGCAAAGACATCCGTCTCCAGGCCCTGCAACAGGTCGTTGCCTTCGGTCACGTCGTTCACATGCGCGGCAGTGCCGCGCACGGTGTGCACCAGCCCGGACTCGGCATCGGCGCCAATGTGGGCTTTCATGCCGAAGTACCACTGCCGGCCCTTCTGGGTGGAGTGCATTTCGGGGTCGCGTGCCTTGTCGGCGTTCTTGGTGGAGGTGGGCGCTGCAATCAGGGTGGCGTCTACCACAGTGCCCGCTTTGAGCAGCAGGCCACGCTGGATCAGCAGTTCGTTGATGGTGGATAGAATGCGGTCTGCGAGCTGGTGCTTTTCCAGCCGATGGCGGAAACGCAGGATGGTGCTCTCGTCGGGCAGGCGGGCGTAGTCTTCAAGCCGGGCAAATTCGCGGTATAGAGGGATGTCGAAGAAGGCTTCTTCCATGCCCGGGTCGGACAAGGTGAAC contains:
- a CDS encoding ZIP family metal transporter, producing the protein MTILTWIIAASFLGGALSVLAASVFAYAAKPSWVGRLVSYAIGALLGAVFLEILPHAFEASGNPHTTAATVLAGIMGFFVLEKLVLWRHCHHETCETHGLEQTHNHRHDGHDHGRSGMMILVGDTFHNFVDGILIAAAFLADVQLGIITALAIITHEIPQEVGDFLILLHSGYSKARALAYNLLSSAATLLGGLLAYYALQSMQSLIPVFLGLAAASMIYVAVADLIPGLHKRVGLVVTVEQVLLIGAGIATIAVTEMLVGKYA
- the rimO gene encoding 30S ribosomal protein S12 methylthiotransferase RimO, which gives rise to MTKIPKVGFVSLGCPKATSDSERILTELRAEGYLIAPNYSDADLVVVNTCGFIDAAVEESLDAIGEALAENGKVIVTGCLGAKGDVVRQAHPRVLAVTGPHATEAVMEAVHAHLPKPHDPYLDLVPAQGIRLTPDHFAYLKISEGCNHRCTFCIIPSMRGDLVSRPIGDVMQEAENLVNAGVKELLVISQDTSAYGVDVKYRTGFWNGRPLRTRMTELAAALSQLGVWVRLHYVYPYPHVDEVIPMMAAGKILPYLDIPFQHASPKVLKAMKRPAAAENTLARIMAWREICPELVIRSTFIAGFPGETEADFRMLLDFIEAAQLDRVGCFTYSAVEGASANALADHVPEQLKEERRARLMELQADISADRLAARVGQSMTVLVDEIAEEGAVARSYADAPEIDGVVVIENPAGLVPGEFAKVRITDSGEHDLWGEVV
- the sbcB gene encoding exodeoxyribonuclease I, encoding MHTFLWHDYETFGIDPRSDRPAQFAAIRTDAALNEIGTALMSYCQPAPDYLPDPQSCLITGITPQLCLERGLPEYQFASEIEQAFSQPGTIGAGYNTIRFDDEFTRFLLWRNLIDPYAREWQNNCGRWDLLDVVRTAYALRPEGIVWPTKEDGRPSFKLEHLCAANGLAHAAAHDALSDVRATIALAQLLRQRQPRLFDFCFTLHKKDAVAEQISLHAPRPFLHVSGRVPAERGCLMLAWPLALHPTNKNEVIVWDLAFDPAELFELDAAGVRTRLFTAASALPEGVSRLPVKTIHLNKSPVVINNLNTLTPAMAERWGMDIAAGLQHASRFADAPDMLAIWREVFQRPAAGASDVDADLYGGFVGNNDRRVLNRLRILPPEQLAQAQPGFDDPRLEELLFRYRARNFPATLSDSEAQRWHEHRAARLFEGAGGARTLEQLFNEIDTLAEAADERGETILAALYDYAEAIAPETA
- a CDS encoding IS5 family transposase, giving the protein MKQTTLDINLSLKKTRKREFLEQMEQVVPWAALVGLIAPYYPKGTNGRPPFSLETMLRIHFMQQWFTLSDPGMEEAFFDIPLYREFARLEDYARLPDESTILRFRHRLEKHQLADRILSTINELLIQRGLLLKAGTVVDATLIAAPTSTKNADKARDPEMHSTQKGRQWYFGMKAHIGADAESGLVHTVRGTAAHVNDVTEGNDLLQGLETDVFADAGYQGADKRPNAQARVTWHVAMRPGKRRALDKDKPTDALIDQVEKLKAGIRAKVEHPFRVIKRQFGYVKVRYRGLKKNTAQLVTLFALSNLWMVRSKLIETQG